In Silene latifolia isolate original U9 population chromosome 3, ASM4854445v1, whole genome shotgun sequence, a single window of DNA contains:
- the LOC141647180 gene encoding ammonium transporter 3 member 2: protein MAYNSTSSSVPTWLNKGDNAWQMTAATLVGLQSVPGLVILYGSVVKKKWAVNSAFMAFYAFAAVVLCWVTWAYKMSFGEKLLPIWGRAGPALDQEFLLSQSELPATATHDTPIAAAQFYPMATNVWFQGVFAAITLILLAGSLLGRMNIRAWMMFVPLWLTFSYTVGCFSLWGGGFLFQWGVMDFCGGYVIHLSSGIAGLTAAYWVGPRSKKDRERFPPNNILLTLTGAGMLWMGWAGFNGGGPFAANTISSLAILNTNVCTATSLLMWTALDVIVFGKPSVIGAVQGMITGLVCITPAAGLVQGWAAIIMGILSGSIPWFTMMIVHKKWKPMQAIDDTLGVFHTHAVAGYLGGILTGIFAHPDLANMFLAVQGEHGAIYGHNGGTQVAKQIVAGLFIIGWNIVVTSIICIAIKIVMPLRMSDEELLIGDDAAHGEEAYALWGDGEKYDTTLHGNSDGPVLNNNNNNNNHNHHHSSIGATQIV, encoded by the exons ATGGCTTACAACTCTACCTCGAGCTCCGTACCAACATGGCTAAACAAAGGCGACAACGCATGGCAAATGACCGCGGCTACCCTAGTAGGATTACAAAGTGTACCGGGTTTAGTAATTTTATATGGTAGCGTAGTCAAGAAAAAATGGGCCGTCAATTCGGCCTTCATGGCATTTTACGCCTTTGCGGCCGTTGTACTATGTTGGGTAACATGGGCGTATAAAATGTCCTTTGGAGAGAAACTTTTACCAATATGGGGCCGAGCAGGGCCAGCACTGGATCAAGAATTTCTCTTGAGCCAGTCTGAGCTCCCTGCTACGGCCACCCATGATACACCTATTGCGGCCGCGCAATTTTACCCTATGGCCACCAATGTGTGGTTTCAAGGCGTGTTTGCTGCAATTACACTTATTTTGTTAGCTGGGTCGTTGCTAGGCAGGATGAATATTCGAGCGTGGATGATGTTCGTGCCGCTTTGGTTGACGTTTTCGTATACCGTAGGGTGTTTTAGCTTGTGGGGAGGAGGGTTTTTGTTTCAATGGGGTGTTATGGACTTTTGTGGTGGCTATGTTATTCATCTTTCTTCTGGTATTGCTGGTTTAACTGCTGCATATTGG GTTGGACCAAGATCAAAGAAAGACAGAGAACGGTTTCCTCCAAACAACATACTGTTGACATTAACCGGAGCAGGGATGCTATGGATGGGATGGGCCGGATTCAATGGCGGTGGTCCGTTTGCCGCAAACACCATCTCCTCTTTAGCCATCCTTAACACTAATGTTTGTACTGCCACTAGCTTGCTCATGTGGACTGCCCTTGATGTTATTGTATTCGGTAAACCCTCGGTTATTGGTGCTGTCCAAGGCATGATTACAGGTCTCGTTTGTATTACTCCTGCCGCTG GTCTAGTCCAAGGATGGGCAGCTATAATAATGGGAATACTATCCGGAAGCATACCATGGTTCACAATGATGATAGTCCACAAAAAATGGAAACCAATGCAAGCAATCGACGACACCTTAGGCGTATTCCATACCCACGCCGTGGCAGGGTACCTAGGCGGGATCTTGACCGGGATATTCGCCCACCCCGACCTAGCCAACATGTTCCTAGCCGTACAAGGTGAGCATGGCGCGATATATGGTCACAATGGTGGTACTCAAGTAGCCAAGCAAATAGTAGCCGGTTTATTTATCATAGGTTGGAACATTGTTGTTACGTCTATAATTTGTATTGCAATTAAAATTGTAATGCCGTTACGTATGTCCGACGAAGAATTGCTTATCGGAGATGATGCGGCTCATGGTGAGGAGGCCTATGCGTTATGGGGTGATGGTGAAAAATATGATACTACTTTACATGGTAACTCGGATGGTCCGGTcctgaataataataataataataataatcataatcatcatcattcgtCAATTGGGGCTACTCAAATTGTATAA
- the LOC141647181 gene encoding uncharacterized protein LOC141647181, producing MLANSSTSLRSEQSLSLVPGANMVNVASPSCTVPRQNNSYQGPVAILWDIENCPVPSDVRPEDVAGNIRMALRVHPVIQGVVTLFSAYGDFNAFPRRLREGCQRTGVKLVDVPNGRKDAADKAILVDMFLFALDNPPPSSIMLISGDVDFAPALHILGQRGYTVILVIPAGVGVSSALCNAGRFVWDWPSVARGEGFVPPAKPLIGHRGGVNDASGLFMNFHIGENADGNDEEAIVYRGLENYYGPRRSITVVSQELAEYTNCNSADLPFYNTTLRSHSLPFGLNEVTACPEGSTEAIDHNDPVWWVQAGDVNGLKGQLVKVLELSGGCLPLARIPGEYQKVFGRPLCMSDYGALKLVNLLKKMSDALVVEGKGQKKFVYLRNAKAGPSVQLLPIKKDKKGKEVQEQNIEVNAICGSSDEFSDEERVVVEEQEGRRVALKQNSNARTLFEIQDQILGEFKNELEEMLVSYSCRIDLHSFESIYQQRYKKAFDYQKFGVNELEDLFEKVKDIAYVHEDPVTKRKFITSVLG from the coding sequence ATGCTTGCCAATTCCAGCACATCATTACGTTCAGAACAGTCTCTTTCACTAGTTCCCGGAGCTAATATGGTTAATGTGGCATCACCTTCTTGCACTGTACCACGGCAAAACAATTCCTACCAGGGTCCTGTTGCTATTCTTTGGGATATAGAGAACTGCCCTGTACCTAGCGACGTGCGTCCTGAAGATGTCGCCGGTAACATTAGGATGGCGTTAAGGGTACACCCTGTTATTCAAGGGGTTGTCACATTGTTCTCTGCATATGGTGATTTTAATGCGTTTCCCAGGAGGCTAAGAGAAGGGTGCCAGAGGACAGGTGTTAAGCTGGTTGATGTTCCTAATGGAAGAAAGGATGCGGCTGATAAGGCTATCTTAGTTGACATGTTCCTTTTTGCCCTTGACAACCCACCGCCATCTTCCATCATGCTTATCTCCGGAGATGTAGACTTTGCCCCTGCTCTACATATACTTGGTCAGCGTGGGTATACAGTAATCCTTGTTATTCCTGCTGGAGTAGGAGTTTCATCAGCCTTGTGTAATGCAGGTCGGTTTGTTTGGGATTGGCCTAGTGTTGCGCGTGGAGAGGGTTTTGTGCCTCCGGCAAAACCTCTAATCGGCCATCGGGGTGGAGTAAATGATGCCAGTGGTTTGTTTATGAATTTCCATATAGGCGAGAATGCTGATGGAAATGATGAGGAAGCGATTGTGTATCGAGGACTTGAAAACTATTACGGCCCAAGGAGGAGTATCACAGTGGTGTCTCAGGAGTTAGCGGAGTACACTAACTGCAACTCAGCGGATTTGCCTTTCTATAATACAACATTAAGGTCACATTCCCTTCCTTTTGGTTTGAATGAAGTTACAGCATGTCCTGAAGGCTCAACTGAAGCAATAGACCATAATGATCCGGTTTGGTGGGTACAAGCTGGAGATGTGAATGGTTTAAAGGGGCAGCTAGTAAAAGTGCTTGAATTGTCTGGAGGATGTTTGCCGCTTGCTCGTATTCCTGGGGAGTATCAGAAGGTGTTTGGTCGCCCACTCTGTATGTCCGATTATGGGGCTTTAAAACTTGTGAATCTTCTCAAGAAAATGTCGGATGCCTTGGTTGTCGAAGGGAAGGGGCAGAAGAAGTTTGTGTACCTTCGGAATGCCAAAGCAGGACCCAGTGTTCAGTTACTTCCTATAAAGAAGGATAAGAAAGGGAAGGAAGTTCAGGAGCAGAACATAGAAGTTAATGCTATTTGTGGCTCATCTGATGAGTTCTCCGATGAAGAGAGGGTGGTAGTGGAAGAGCAAGAGGGAAGAAGAGTCGCACTTAAGCAAAATTCAAATGCACGTACACTGTTTGAAATTCAAGACCAGATCTTGGGAGAGTTCAAGAATGAGCTAGAAGAGATGTTAGTGAGTTACTCGTGTAGGATCGACCTTCATAGTTTTGAGAGCATATACCAGCAAAGGTACAAGAAAGCTTTCGATTATCAAAAGTTTGGGGTAAATGAGCTGGAGGACTTGTTTGAGAAGGTCAAAGATATTGCTTATGTACATGAGGACCCAGTGACTAAAAGGAAATTCATAACTTCCGTCCTTGGTTAA